TACTTTTGAGAAGAGCTCGTAGCGATTTTCCATCTCATCAACGACCTTCTGCAGAGCTCGACTGGCCTTGCGTGGGTTGGTCACCACTGGAATCAAGAGGTGAGGAATATCATTGTAGACAGAAAGCTCCACCATCTTTGGATCGACCATCATAAACTTGACTTCGTCCGGACGAGCCTTCATCAAAATACTCGAAATAATTCCATTGACCGCTACTGACTTACCAGATCCAGTAGAACCCGCTACCAAGAGGTGGGGCATCCGAGCCAAATCAAAGGTCCGAGCCGAGCCATCTACAGCCTTCCCAAGAGGAATCTCAAGGAGTTTAGCCGGATCTGTTTTGGACTGCTCCCACAATTCACGGAAGGAAACGGTCGCAATCTCTGAGTTAGGCACTTCAATCCCGACCAGAGACTTCCCTGGAATCGGTGCTTCAATTCGCACATCCTTGGCTGCTAGGGCCAAGGCCAAATCATCTGCTAGGTTCGAAATGCGGTTGACCCGCACACCGACAGCCGGCTTGACCTCATACTTAGTGACAGAAGGACCGATCTCTGCCCGCTCCACAGTCGCCTTGATATTGAAGCTTGCAAAGGTCTCTTCCAAAATGCGGATGTTCTGGCGAACGATGTTTTTCTCTTTGGATTGATTTTTCGGCTTATCAGGTGCGAAGAGATCAATTGTTGGAAGCTTGTACTGGAGGAGTTCCTTAGGTGTGAAATCCACTTGAACTTCTTCCCCATCGCCCTCGAATTCTTCGGCTTCCGGAAACTCTTCGTATGCTTCAGGCTCTTCAGGCCATTCTTGATCTGGCAGGTAAATCTCTGGTGTTGCTGGTGCGACAATTTCGGCTTCTGGGAAGGGCTCTGTGAACGGCTCTTCCGCCAACACCTCTCCCGTTTCAGGGTCTACAGGATGCCCTTCCATAGAAAGGGAAGTTGGAAGAACAGCTCTTGCTTCTTCTTGCTCTCTTTCAGCTGCAGCAGCTTCCTCGGCAGCTCTCGCTTCTTTTTCAAGGAATTTCTGCTCGCGACGCTCTTTGCGTTTCTCCATAGAAGCGTGGAAGGCTTCCGATCCCTTTTCAAACAAATCATAGATGGAGTAAGGACTCATCAAGAGAATCCCCAATCCAATAAAGAGAAGGCCAATAAAATAAGAGCCAATATTTGAAAAGAGGAAGGAAATCGGAGCATAAAGAAGGGCACCGATCATACCACCACCGGCAAAGCTCTCCACTCGCAGATGAATCAGGTCTGCCATGATTCTTGAAAAGGTGACCTTGATCCCATTATTGTCTAAATGAAGTGAGGATACAAAGAAGGCCTGAAACATCAAGAGAAGCCCAGCAAAGAAGCTTAGGAATCCTGAAATCACCCCTTCGTGTTTGTCCAGCCATTTAAAGGCATAGAGGTAGAAAAAGGTCGCTAAAATGGCCAAGTAAGCCAAACTCCCAACAAACAGTCGGATCAAGTTGTAGGCCAAGACCCCTACTGCTCCCAATTTCAAGGCCGCAAAGACTAAAACCAGACTAATCAGAATGGTCACAATCATGCGGTGAATTGCTTTTTTTCTTTCTAATTCTGCTTTGGACAGTCGTCTCGTCGACCGTGTTTTTTTTGATTGATTATTGTTTGCCATAACCTTTATTATATCACATTTCCAAGCCAGCTCCCTAGTAAAACCATTTCCAAACATTTGAAACATAAAGCACAAAACAGCACCGAGTAGGCACTGTTTTAGATGTTTTTCTTGGGGTGGCGGTCAATGATGGCTTGATAGTCTTTCAGCGCTTGCTTTCCTTTGTCCGTCAACTGATAACCCCGAATTGTGAACTGCTCCGCCAGTTCTTCCTCCGTAAAATGGGCAGCCAAAGCTTGGTTCAAATCAGCTGCTTTCATCTTAGACAAACCCGCGACTCCCTTCTTTTTGAGAATGGCTTTTTTCATGGTCGCATTGATGTGGTCCAGCGAATCAAAAGCGGATTCAATAAAAGTATAGCCCTTCTCCACCAAAGCCTTCAAGTGTTCCGAAGCATGAATCCCATAGCTGTATTCAAAATACTTGGGAAACCAAGTCTCTGTCGTAAACGTTCCAAAATGGATCCGCCACAAGAGAATGATATCCCCTGCAAGCAAGCCATCTCGAAGGAGCTCCATATTTCGTTTGGAAACAGGTTTTGGATCTAACAACCAAGCTTCTAAATACCTCTCAGGAGAAATAAAGGGTTTCATCTCATGATCAGCGTGAAATTTTTCCATTACATCTGCAATAGTCGTCATAAGTCTCTCCTATCTATCATTGACTGTATCATAACAAAATAAAAAGAACCTGTCGATCAAGAAAGCTTCCTGATGACAGGTGCCTAATGTAAAATGGATTTCACTCAGACTTTTTCCTATTTTGTTAAATAGATTTTAAACTGTCATATTTTTCTTTGTATTGTTCGTAGTACAAAAATAGGTAGTAACCCCCTACTATTTCTAAAAAGAAGACATAAAGAGCAACAGCCATAATAGCGGGGCAGAATGGCGTTAAGATAGCATCAATGCTCCCTCTTACATTTGTATTGTTTGAACGATCAAACAATACAAAACCCGCTGTAACTCCACTTCCTCCCAAGATCAATAATTGATCTGTCATTTTTTCTGTTGCTAGGGCAGCCAAGGAAGCATAGGGTTTTCTTTCTTCAACTGCAGTCTTTATCTTTTTAGGGACCTTCCTAAAGAGATATATCACAACAACTATCGTTAATCCAGCTGATAAAAAACCGAGAAGTTTTCTGCAAAAAATCCCAATTAATACAAATCCTAATTCCATAAATAGTAATAGAAGGTACATATAACAATAAGTTAGATATTTCAAGATCATTTTTTTCTTTCGATATTTAAACGAATAGAAAATGTAGACCAAATAAAATAAAAGTAGAACAAACAAAAGAGGTAAATTTAACCATTGATAGGCAACATCCCCATCTCCATCTAATCTTATTCCCTTAAAGACTGCTGGAAGAAGGATATAAAGTAGATAGACTATTGCAGAAAATAAAGGCATACCAATAAATCTTTTCCAATTTCCCTTATCGTTAAAGCGACTAATAATGGTCTCATTTACGAAGGATTGACTTTCTTCAAATGAGTAAGTAAAAAGTTTCATATTTCTCCCTTTTAGATTCAATCTGTCACTCACTAGTCCTGACTATCACTCGTAGGCACTTCAATATCAGGCACATCGATTACATTATTGACTTGGATATTATCTTGTTGATCCTTCAGATTTGTCTGTGAGGTTTGTGGTTTGTATAGTGAGAAAAAGCATACGCCAATCACCAATAGACTCGCTCCAAGGACGCAAAGTCTCTTGACATGCCAAGCCATCGGCAAGGGAATTTTCGCTCGAATACCTGATTTCTTGACCCAATCCGGATGATCTCGCATGACACGATTAGCTGCCATCAGAGGCATCAGGTAGCCAAAGAGCGCAATGACCGTTGTCAAACCAATAACCCGAAAACGATTCTGATTAGATGGAGAAACATGGTTCACTTCCATCAGGACCATGCCCGTAATCACCAAAATAATGACCAGTAATAAGCCCAAAGATCCCCATAGACCTTCCCTACGGTAGCATTTCAATTCATCAAATGACATCTCGTTAAAATTCTTATTCATTCTTTAACAACTCCTTATATTTCTTCAGGTATTTCTTGCCATACCACTCTTCTACAGTTTTACCTTCCCACTCACGATATTCTTCAGGATATTTTAATTTGTAGTAGCCTTGCAACATATAGGGAAACATGAAATATATTTCAAAAGCAGAAACCAGTATATCGAAAATTAGAAATAAAAATAAAA
Above is a window of Streptococcus sp. LPB0220 DNA encoding:
- a CDS encoding DNA translocase FtsK, which produces MANNNQSKKTRSTRRLSKAELERKKAIHRMIVTILISLVLVFAALKLGAVGVLAYNLIRLFVGSLAYLAILATFFYLYAFKWLDKHEGVISGFLSFFAGLLLMFQAFFVSSLHLDNNGIKVTFSRIMADLIHLRVESFAGGGMIGALLYAPISFLFSNIGSYFIGLLFIGLGILLMSPYSIYDLFEKGSEAFHASMEKRKERREQKFLEKEARAAEEAAAAEREQEEARAVLPTSLSMEGHPVDPETGEVLAEEPFTEPFPEAEIVAPATPEIYLPDQEWPEEPEAYEEFPEAEEFEGDGEEVQVDFTPKELLQYKLPTIDLFAPDKPKNQSKEKNIVRQNIRILEETFASFNIKATVERAEIGPSVTKYEVKPAVGVRVNRISNLADDLALALAAKDVRIEAPIPGKSLVGIEVPNSEIATVSFRELWEQSKTDPAKLLEIPLGKAVDGSARTFDLARMPHLLVAGSTGSGKSVAVNGIISSILMKARPDEVKFMMVDPKMVELSVYNDIPHLLIPVVTNPRKASRALQKVVDEMENRYELFSKVGARNIAGFNAKVAEYNAQSEMKQVPLPLIVVIVDELADLMMVASKEVEDAIIRLGQKARAAGIHMILATQRPSVDVISGLIKANVPSRVAFAVSSGTDSRTILDENGAEKLLGRGDMLFKPIDENHPIRLQGSFISDDDVERIVNFVKEQAEADYDDAFDPGEVSESDFDGGMGGLDEGDPLFEEAKTLVIETQKASASMIQRRLSVGFNRATRLMEELEAAGVIGPAEGTKPRKVLQQ